The Eriocheir sinensis breed Jianghai 21 chromosome 24, ASM2467909v1, whole genome shotgun sequence genome contains a region encoding:
- the LOC127002817 gene encoding uncharacterized protein LOC127002817 isoform X4, producing MLPVQARLIEEWVRTCNTDCLRRTLCQGNVDRFVWSDGTTSLHLAASLPREREAVAVARLLLYSGANPNVPNNEGRTSVHIAAQNGHTQLLKLLILQGGDPLLGDGQGRSAVDWVSLGHHQQALGFLNSLLDTADCSHYKGTDCDAKFKLTFIGYKVMGRASLCRAAEPDTSSSSSSCASKYQQGGDGGGGGDVSLGTRIVQYVRQHQDQDTDSNLEDLSCERPAFLSSHPFLQSLQRQVEACQADTDSENDMRALKRCLGGTLQQRDISSGDYEETGSESTIRELNVARLAISVSFDSSCDDGSHGEEGHRLGESEQRPLEGKSDNEDSVSDIIQPQGESGMGGTADLTAKTEFKPDFCTTPQLIGCPRKREAFIYRETKVPSGLKKKLIFNVSDSTLNLPETESAGEPEFTEYMHPQHQTCGESRRAPDCYPSDCNHTCDESSRIVKGVSSRNQTGTIFTKSGSSVRSPRKNGDLPGENPASLYQPTHCRKLTPYSPPESTENGDRYEKAKKNSDFPGEVGTAFLHQPTHCKKFTLCSAPKSNENGDSPEKPKKNGDLRSARGRKTHQIYPQTDLTPPQFSPHRENMHGDTPGELKKIVDFPGEFNKNNASSSARQTQALSSPSQLGCRYGDFYCKLKIDDFPIEFGKNDGSSSACQNQTQSSPLLSGNRYGDFYKNKIGDFFGSCGRSEPHQTPLHHSTPQSPGERITQHQSPNLLANSCPGVLSIAEEFLYEDLMTGARLIEIRCPSLLSLVSRGRAGGVSMKEGKKAVNQVFKTTKSEGTQDNSGKASLPTQAMSLDKLLGAMGGLDFNLKPEDSQDNSGKASLPTQTMSRDELRGAMGGLDLSPKIGDQRWKNGRSLSAFSQRSSMWVKALTTGLTST from the exons ATGCTGCCCGTGCAAGCCAGACTCATCGAGGAGTGGGTCAGGACGTGCAACACCGA cTGCCTGCGGAGGACTCTGTGTCAGGGCAATGTGGACAGGTTCGTGTGGAGTGACGGCACCACCTCGCTCCACCTGGCCGCTTCGTtaccgagggagagagaggctgtaGCTGTGGCCAGACTCCTCCTCTACAGTGGGGCAAACCCTAATGTTcc AAACAATGAAGGCAGAACAAGTGTCCATATCGCAGCGCAGAATGGCCACACGCAGTTACTAAAGCTCCTGATTCTGCAAGGCGGCGATCCACTGCTTGGTGATGGCCAGGGAAGGTCAGCGGTCGACTGGGTCTCTCTCGGGCACCACCAGCAGGCACTCGGGTTCCTCAACAGCCTCCTCGACACAGCGGATTGCAGTCATTACAAAGGAACGGATTGTGACGCCAAGTTCAAGCTCACGTTCA TTGGTTATAAGGTCATGGGGCGGGCCAGTCTTTGCCGTGCTGCTGAGCCtgacacatcttcctcctcctcgtcctgtgcTTCAAAATATCAG CaaggcggcgatggtggtggtggcggtgacgtgAGCCTTGGGACACGCATAGTACAGTACGTCAGGCAGCACCAAGACCAGGATACAGATTCTAACTTGGAGGACCTTAGTTGTGAGCGCCCAGCCTTCCTGAGCAGCCACCCCTTCCTGCAGTCACTCCAGAGGCAGGTTGAGGCGTGTCAAGCGGATACCGACAGCGAAAATGACATGCGAGCTCTAAAACGTTGCCTCGGGGGTACACTACAGCAGAGAGATATTTCCTCGGGTGACTACGAAGAGACGGGATCGGAGTCCACGATCAGGGAGTTAAACGTCGCTCGTCTAGCGATAAGTGTGTCCTTTGATTCCTCTTGCGACGATGGCAGTCATGGGGAGGAAGGTCACAGGCTTGGTGAGTCTGAGCAAAGGCCGTTGGAGGGAAAGTCCGATAATGAAGATTCTGTCAGCGATATTATACAGCCTCAAGGAGAGAGTGGGATGGGAGGCACAGCAGACTTGACAGCCAAGACTGAATTCAAACCTGACTTCTGCACAACACCCCAGCTCATAGGGTGCCCCAGGAAGAGAGAAGCGTTCATATACAGAGAAACGAAGGTGCCGTCAGGGCTAAAAAAGAAGCTCATCTTCAATGTGTCTGATAGCACTCTCAATTTACCGGAAACAGAGAGCGCTGGTGAGCCGGAGTTCACTGAGTATATGCACCCCCAACACCAGACATGCGGTGAGTCAAGGAGAGCACCAGATTGCTACCCAAGTGACTGTAACCACACTTGCGATGAGTCATCCAGAATAGTAAAGGGAGTATCGAGTCGCAACCAAACTGGAACAATTTTCACCAAGTCCGGCTCATCAGTGAGGTCACCAAGAAAAAATGGTGACCTTCCTGGTGAGAACCCAGCATCTCTTTACCAACCAACACACTGTAGAAAGTTGACACCTTATTCGCCTCCAGAGTCAACCGAGAATGGTGACCGTTACGAGAAAGCCAAGAAGAATAGTGACTTTCCTGGTGAGGTTGGCACAGCATTTCTTCACCAGCCCACACACTGTAAGAAATTCACTCTCTGTTCAGCTCCAAAGTCCAACGAGAATGGTGACTCCCCTGAGAAACCCAAGAAGAATGGTGACTTACGGAGTGCACGTGGAAGAAAAACTCACCAGATTTACCCCCAGACAGACCTCACCCCTCCCCAGTTCTCACCACACAGGGAAAACATGCATGGTGACACTCCTGGTGAGCTCAAGAAGATTGTCGACTTTCCTGGTGAATTTAACAAAAATAATGCCTCTTCTAGTGCAAGACAAACCCAAGCTCTGTCCTCACCATCACAATTAGGATGTAGGTATGGTGATTTCTACTGTAAACTCAAGATTGACGACTTTCCTATTGAATTTGGCAAGAATGACGGCTCTTCCAGTGCATGTCAAAACCAAACTCAGTCCTCACCATTGCTGTCAGGAAATCGGTATGGTGACTTCTATAAAAACAAGATCGGTGATTTTTTCGGTTCATGCGGCAGATCTGAGCCTCACCAAACACCCTTGCACCACTCCACACCACAGTCACCGGGCGAAAGAATCACGCAGCACCAGTCCCCGAACCTGCTGGCGAACTCCTGTCCTGGGGTCCTGAGCATCGCCGAGGAATTTCTTTACGAAGACTTGATGACGGGCGCTCGGCTTATTGAGATACGctgcccctccctcctgtcccttgtGTCCCg TGGCAGAGCAGGTGGAGTCTCGATGAAAGAGGGCAAGAAAGCAGTCAACCAAGTATTCAAGACAACAaaatcag AGGGAACCCAAGACAATTCGGGAAAAGCGTCCCTGCCAACACAAGCCATGAGTCTTGACAAGCTGCTGGGGGCGATGGGCGGCCTTGACTTCAACCTCAAGCCTG